The following coding sequences are from one Sphingomonadaceae bacterium OTU29LAMAA1 window:
- a CDS encoding acyl-CoA dehydrogenase, producing MSYTAPIAEQRFVLDHVARIAELGVDADTLDAVLEGAAQLASREWAPLSHAGDTIGPQLIGADVVMPEGYRAAYKAFVDGGWGTIGAPAGAGGQGLPFVVQAAVLETLGSANMGFALAPILTIGAVEALQHHGSPTQKAAYLPKLVTGEWTGTMNLTEPQAGSDVGALRCTATLADDGMWRVKGTKIFISFGDHDLTENIIHLVLARTPNAPEGTKGISLFLVPKVRPNGTRNDVRTVSIEHKLGLHASPTCVLSFGDHDDCTGELIGPEGGGMRAMFTMMNNARLNVGLQGVQVAEAATQKAAAYARERMQGVRTGAPSAIIEHPDVRRMLMRMRAQTDAARALVYYACAQVERAKHDADAHDRLEIMIPLAKAHATDLGNEVASLGVQVHGGMGFIEETGAARFFRDARITPIYEGTNGIQAADLVGRKLALSNGAAFEKLIVDMRNGAHHPALGKLIALCEAVGHRLQDANPDDRLAASYPFLTMLSVATSGWLLSREAASHSASATKKALVDFYLDQLVPEALGLEAAASAPAAQLYEISAAQL from the coding sequence ATGAGCTATACTGCTCCAATTGCCGAGCAACGCTTCGTTTTGGACCACGTCGCCCGCATTGCCGAACTTGGGGTTGATGCAGACACGCTCGACGCGGTGCTGGAGGGTGCCGCACAGTTGGCCAGCCGCGAGTGGGCACCGCTTTCGCACGCCGGGGATACCATCGGTCCACAGCTGATTGGCGCAGATGTGGTCATGCCTGAGGGCTACCGAGCGGCGTATAAGGCATTTGTGGATGGCGGCTGGGGGACCATCGGCGCACCGGCGGGGGCAGGCGGACAAGGACTACCGTTCGTGGTGCAGGCAGCGGTGCTGGAAACGCTGGGAAGCGCCAATATGGGATTTGCGCTGGCGCCCATCCTGACCATCGGCGCGGTGGAAGCGTTACAGCACCACGGCAGTCCGACGCAGAAGGCGGCCTACCTGCCGAAGCTCGTGACCGGCGAGTGGACTGGAACCATGAACCTCACTGAACCGCAGGCCGGCAGCGACGTCGGCGCGCTACGCTGCACGGCCACGCTGGCGGATGACGGCATGTGGCGGGTGAAGGGAACCAAGATCTTCATCAGTTTCGGCGACCACGACCTGACGGAGAACATCATTCACCTCGTCCTCGCGCGCACGCCGAATGCGCCCGAAGGCACTAAGGGCATCTCGCTCTTCCTCGTTCCGAAGGTGCGCCCGAACGGGACCCGCAATGACGTGCGCACGGTGTCCATCGAACACAAGTTGGGGCTTCACGCCTCGCCTACCTGCGTGCTGTCGTTCGGCGACCACGACGATTGCACCGGCGAGCTGATCGGTCCGGAGGGCGGTGGAATGCGCGCGATGTTCACGATGATGAACAACGCGCGCCTCAACGTCGGCCTGCAGGGCGTGCAGGTCGCGGAGGCGGCGACGCAGAAGGCGGCGGCGTATGCCCGTGAGCGCATGCAGGGAGTGCGCACCGGCGCCCCGAGCGCGATCATCGAACACCCCGACGTGCGCCGCATGCTGATGCGGATGCGGGCACAGACGGATGCCGCCCGCGCGCTCGTCTACTACGCCTGCGCGCAGGTGGAGCGCGCCAAGCACGACGCGGACGCGCACGATCGGCTCGAGATCATGATTCCGCTTGCCAAGGCACACGCGACCGATCTGGGCAACGAGGTCGCGAGTCTCGGGGTGCAGGTGCATGGCGGAATGGGATTCATCGAGGAGACGGGCGCGGCACGCTTCTTTCGCGACGCACGGATCACCCCGATCTATGAAGGGACCAACGGCATCCAGGCGGCAGATCTCGTCGGGCGCAAGCTCGCCCTCTCGAACGGAGCGGCGTTCGAGAAGCTGATTGTAGACATGCGAAACGGCGCGCACCACCCGGCCTTGGGCAAGCTGATCGCCCTCTGCGAGGCCGTTGGCCATAGACTGCAAGACGCGAACCCCGACGACCGACTAGCGGCGAGCTATCCCTTTCTCACGATGCTCTCGGTCGCCACCAGCGGCTGGCTCCTGTCGCGTGAGGCGGCGTCCCACTCGGCAAGCGCGACCAAGAAGGCGCTCGTCGACTTCTATCTCGATCAGCTCGTACCCGAAGCGCTGGGTCTCGAAGCTGCCGCGAGCGCTCCGGCAGCGCAGCTATACGAGATCAGCGCGGCCCAGCTCTGA
- a CDS encoding EthD family reductase yields the protein MAQAIMMVTCSGGSFFYRDHYVDVHLPLALECWRRYGLESASAFFPRETDARDVSIGIYRFRDEAAIHAALASPETATVMADVPCFTDASVSRVIGSPA from the coding sequence ATGGCACAAGCAATCATGATGGTGACCTGCAGTGGCGGGTCATTCTTCTACCGCGATCATTACGTCGACGTTCACCTGCCACTCGCCCTGGAATGTTGGCGGCGATATGGCTTGGAAAGCGCCTCAGCGTTCTTCCCGCGCGAAACCGACGCAAGGGATGTCTCGATAGGCATCTACAGGTTTCGCGATGAGGCCGCGATTCATGCTGCGCTCGCCTCTCCCGAGACGGCGACGGTAATGGCTGACGTCCCTTGTTTCACGGACGCCAGCGTGTCGAGGGTTATCGGCTCTCCAGCCTGA
- a CDS encoding cysteine hydrolase produces the protein MSVHTIGRQAALIVIDLQKGIIGFPTAHPAADVVERAASLARAFRRHSLPVVLVNVIGIPPGRVDRPLELGELPVDFAELVPELDQQAGDHLLSKRSWGAFTATGLERLLRDLGVTKVVIAGIATSAGVETTSRQAYELGFDVVLPVDAMTDMSAHAHDNSADDVFPRIAQVCRAQDIHDLLSQSESRVLANLEGTS, from the coding sequence ATGTCCGTCCACACGATCGGCCGTCAAGCGGCGCTCATCGTCATCGATCTGCAGAAGGGCATCATCGGTTTCCCCACTGCCCACCCAGCCGCGGATGTGGTTGAACGCGCAGCCTCGCTTGCGCGAGCATTCCGTAGGCACTCGCTGCCGGTCGTACTTGTCAACGTCATTGGCATCCCGCCGGGCCGTGTCGATCGGCCGCTGGAGCTGGGCGAACTGCCGGTCGACTTCGCCGAGCTCGTTCCAGAGCTAGATCAGCAGGCCGGCGACCACCTGCTGAGCAAGCGCAGCTGGGGAGCGTTCACTGCCACCGGCCTTGAAAGGCTCCTGCGTGACCTCGGTGTCACCAAGGTCGTCATTGCGGGCATCGCTACAAGTGCGGGGGTGGAGACCACCTCGAGGCAGGCTTACGAACTCGGCTTCGACGTGGTGCTACCGGTGGATGCGATGACCGACATGAGCGCGCACGCACATGATAACAGCGCAGACGACGTCTTCCCGCGCATCGCACAGGTCTGCCGCGCACAGGATATCCACGATTTGCTCTCGCAATCGGAATCGCGTGTACTTGCCAACCTAGAGGGCACATCATGA